One region of Oryza sativa Japonica Group chromosome 5, ASM3414082v1 genomic DNA includes:
- the LOC4339554 gene encoding cDP-diacylglycerol--serine O-phosphatidyltransferase 2: MEAKQRTRHRDGEERRLVAAADGGAEEYDPWTAWLYKPHTISVLLVGACLLIWASGALDPEGASYHSSATSIKRGVWAMIAVFLAYCTLQAPSTILIRPHPAVWRLVHGLAVVYLVALAFLLFQNRDDARQFMKHLYPDLGVELPERSYGADCRLYVPENPKNKFINIYETLFDEFVVAHILGWWGKAVMIRNQLLLWVLSIGFELMELTFRHMLPNFNECWWDSIILDILICNWFGIWAGMHTVRYFDGKTYEWVGLSRQPSIMGKVKRSLSQFTPAQWDKDQWYPFMGPLRFVQVLFLCVVFMTVELNTFFLKFCLWIPPRNPLVVYRLILWWLIAIPTIREYNSYLQNSKPVKKVGAFCWLSLAICIVELLICMKFGHGLFHDPMPTWLIIFWSSVGVALVVFLLAWSWRNHLKYQRKRL, from the exons ATGGAGGCGAAGCAGAGGACGAGGCATCGcgacggagaggagaggaggctcgtagcggcggcggatggcggcgcCGAGGAGTACGACCCATGGACGGCGTGGCTCTACAAGCCGCACACCATCTCGGTGCTCCTCGTCGGTGCTTGCCTTCTAAT TTGGGCAAGTGGAGCGCTTGATCCAGAGGGTGCTTCTTATCACAGTAGTGCGACATCTATTAAGAG GGGTGTCTGGGCTATGATTGCAGTCTTCCTTGCTTACTGCACTCTCCAAGCACCTTCAAC GATACTTATTAGGCCCCATCCTGCTGTCTGGCGCCTGGTGCACGGACTGGCTGTCGTTTACCTTGTCGCTCTAGCCTTTCTTCTTTTCCAG AACCGCGATGATGCTCGCCAGTTCATGAAACACCTTTACCCTGATCTTGGAGTTG AATTGCCGGAGAGATCTTATGGAGCTGACTGCCGTCTGTATGTTCCGGAAAACCCTAAAAACAAGTTCATAAATATTTAT GAGACATTATTTGACGAATTTGTGGTTGCCCATATTTTGGGTTGGTGGGGTAAAGCCGTAATGATACGAAACCAGCTTCTTCTTTGGGTCCTCTCGATTGGTTTCGAGCTAATGGAG CTTACATTCAGACATATGTTGCCAAACTTTAATGAGTGCTGGTGGGATAGTATTATTTTGGATATCTTGATCTGCAACTGGTTTG GTATATGGGCGGGGATGCACACAGTCCGTTACTTTGACGGTAAAACATATGAGTGGGTTGGACTGAGCCGACAGCCAAGCATCATGGGCAAG GTGAAAAGATCACTGAGCCAGTTCACCCCTGCACAATGGGACAAGGATCAATGGTACCCTTTCATGGGGCCGTTGCGGTTCGTTCAAGTGTTGTTCCTGTGCGTTGTTTTCATGACAGTGGAGCTCAACacattttttcttaaattttgcCTCTGGATTCCTCCAAGGAATCCTTTGGTTGTGTACAGATTAATCCTATGGTGGTTGATTGCTATTCCAACCATCCGTGAGTACAACTCCTACTTGCAAAACAG CAAACCGGTGAAGAAGGTTGGGGCTTTTTGCTGGCTCTCTCTAGCTATATGCATTGTAGAGCTTCTTATATGTATGAAGTTTGGACATG GGCTGTTTCATGATCCCATGCCTACTTGGTTGATCATCTTTTGGAGTTCGGTGGGGGTAGCACTAGTGGTTTTCTTGCTTGCATGGTCTTGGAGGAATCACCTGAAATATCAGAGAAAGCGGCTATAA
- the LOC4339555 gene encoding uncharacterized protein, translating into MPRRGGAAKKPAGGGELSRFLQSHLQTINDTFQMMAEAAPGGLERTEWSEVVKLGEQVSRQATVAGMVWSGDLPDVETLKENIVAYFNILQGFLLGCHGSTVGAGPTLHKSICSSAKNVVDSSFSLFNQAVSAYESRSPDRKTTIPQVTGTVWEACLALNKVPTTNCVAIGRAMTQIGVYLKDILREMKELPIGDSNGTAEKSSNGAVDTTSCSDRDGSSSDLELDEDFTEEEVAVAKLVVTVASDALVVVKETIRFITCLLKISGNRSGANEEKVETMEQLLSCCRQAADQINDLGASVYPPQDLSEMKSSVKRLYGGANAMRREIRSLGGSPEGAFVALERFEKSLGALEVEIADDVANEMENLTISSS; encoded by the exons ATGCCGAGGAGAGGTGGAGCGGCGAAGaagccggcgggcggcggcgagctgtccCGCTTCCTGCAGTCGCACCTCCAGACCATCAACGACACCTTCCAG ATGATGGCGGAGGCGGCTCCCGGCGGCTTGGAGCGGACGGAGTGGTCTGAGGTCGTCAAGCTCGGCGAGCAAGTCTCCAGGCAGGCCACTGTTG CTGGAATGGTCTGGAGTGGTGATTTGCCTGATGTAGAAACACTCAAGGAGAACATCGTCGCATATTTCAACATCCTGCAGGGTTTCCTTTTGGGTTGCCACGGCAGCACAGTTGGCGCAGGACCCACACTTCACAAATCCATCTGTAGCTCTGCAAAGAATGTTGTTGACTCCAGCTTCTCATTGTTCAATCAAGCTGTTTCTGCTTATG AATCACGCAGTCCTGACCGGAAAACAACTATACCTCAGGTGACAGGAACTGTATGGGAAGCATGTCTTGCTCTCAACAAGGTACCAACAACCAACTGTGTTGCCATAGGACGAGCCATGACTCAGATAGGTGTGTATCTGAAGGATATTCTCCGAGAGATGAAAGAACTACCAATTGGTGATTCTAATGGCACTGCTGAAAAATCTTCTAATGGAGCTGTGGACACCACAAGTTGTTCTGATAGAGATGGATCGTCAAGTGACCTTGAGTTAGATGAGGACTTCACTGAAGAGGAGGTTGCTgttgccaaattggttgtcactGTGGCTTCCGATGCGCTTGTTGTGGTGAAAGAAACAATTCGTTTCATTACTTGTTTGCTTAAGATCTCAGGTAACCGAAGTGGAGCTAATGAGGAAAAAGTTGAGACAATGGAACAATTGTTGAGCTGTTGCAGACAGGCTGCTGACCAGATTAACGACCTCGGGGCGTCTGTGTACCCACCACAAGACTTATCTGAGATGAAATCCTCAGTGAAAAGATTGTATGGTGGCGCCAATGCAATGCGGAGGGAAATCAGGAGCCTTGGTGGCTCACCTGAGGGTGCCTTTGTAGCCCTTGAAAGATTTGAGAAGTCCCTGGGAGCTCTAGAAGTGGAGATAGCTGATGATGTAGCAAACGAGATGGAAAATCTTACCATTAGCTCGTCCTGA